The stretch of DNA CGCACCGTCAACACCCACCCCGCCCTGTCGCCGTCGTTCCCGGGCATGCACGGCCCGCGCGACGCACTCGCCCACGGCGTCAAGGTCACCGGGGCCACGCTCTTCGTGGTGGACGCCGGCGTCGACACTGGTCCGATCGTGGCCCAGGTGGCCGTCCCGGTCGAGGACGACGACGACGTCGAGTCCCTGCACGAGCGCATCAAGACCTCCGAGCGAGCCATGCTGGTGGAGTGGGTCGGGCGCCTCGCCCGCGAGCCCCACTCGATCGACGGCCGACGCATCCGCTTCCACCCGAAGGAACAGTCATGACTGACACCCGTCCCATCACGCGCGCCCTCGTCTCGGTCTACGACAAGACCGGGCTGGCCGAGCTGGCCACCGCCCTGCACGCCGCGGGCGTCTCGATCGTGTCCACGGGGTCCACCGCGAAGACCATCGAGGCCGCAGGCGTCCCCGTGACCCCGGTCGAGGAGCTCACCGGCTTCCCCGAGTGCCTCGACGGCCGGGTCAAGACCCTGCACCCGCGCGTCCACGCCGGGATCCTCGCCGACCTGCGCCTGCCCGACCACGAGCGCCAGCTGCGCGAGCTCGAGATCGAGCCCTTCGACCTCGTCGTGGTGAACCTCTACCCGTTCCGCGAGACCGTCGCCTCGGGTGCGACGCCCGACGAGGTCGTCGAGCAGATCGACATCGGCGGTCCGTCCATGGTCCGCGCCGCGGCGAAGAACCACCCCTCCGTCGCGGTGGTCGTCTCCCCCGCCGCCTACGGCGAGGTCACCGACGCGGTCTCCGCGGGCGGCTTCACCCTGGACCAGCGCAAGCGCCTCGCGGCGCAGGCGTTCGCGCACACGGCGGCCTACGACGTCGCCGTCGCCTCGTGGTTCTCCTCGTCCTACGCACCCGCCGACGACGAGCAGTTCCCGGCGTTCCTCGGCGCCACGTGGGAGCGCTCGGCGGTGCTGCGCTACGGCGAGAACCCCCACCAGCCGGCCGCGCTCTACACCGGCGACCAGCCCGGCCTCGCCGGTGCCGAGCAGCTGCACGGCAAGGAGATGTCGTTCAACAACTACCTCGACACCGACGCCGCGCGCCGCGCCGCCTTCACGCACGACAAGCCCGCCGTGGCGATCATCAAGCACGCCAACCCCTGCGGCATCGCCGTGGGTACCGACGTCGCCCAGGCCCACGCCCGCGCGCACGCCTGCGACCCGGTCTCCGCGTTCGGCGGCGTGATCGCCGCCAACCGTCCGGTCACGGTCGCGATGGCCCAGCAGGTGGCCGAGGTGTTCACCGAGGTCATCGTCGCCCCCGACTACGAGGACGGCGCCGTCGAGGTGCTGCAGGGCAAGAAGAACATTCGCATCCTGCGCTGCCCGGCTCCCACCCACGAGATCCCGGTCGAGTTCCGGCCCGTCAGCGGCGGCCTGCTCCTGCAGGAGCGCGACCGCGTCGACGCCCAGGGCGACGACCCGACGACGTGGACCCTCGCCGCGGGCGAGCCGGCCGACGCCGACACCTTCGCCGACCTCGTCTTCGCGTGGCGCGCGTGCAAGGCCGTGAAGTCCAACGCGATCCTGTTGGCCAAGGACGGGGCCTCGGTGGGCGTCGGCATGGGCCAGGTCAACCGGGTCGACTCGTGCCGCCTCGCGGTGGAGCGGGCCGGCGAGGAGCGGGCGCGGGGCGCGGTCGCCGCGTCGGACGCCTTCTTCCCGTTCTCCGACGGACCTCAGATCCTCATCGACGCGGGTGTTCGCGCGATCGTGCAGCCGGGCGGTTCGGTGCGTGACGCCGAGACCGTGGCCGCGGCCGCGGCCGCCGGCGTCACGATGTACGTCACGGGGACGCGTCACTTCTTCCACTGAGGCCGCGGTCGCGCAGGTCCTGCAGCATCTGCGTGCCGGTCTCGTCCTCGACGAGGTGGCCGATGATGAGGTTGCGCAGCGCCCGGACGACCTTGGCGGGCTCCTCGGTCTCGGGATTGACGCCGGCCGACCGGCGCAGT from Aeromicrobium phoceense encodes:
- the purH gene encoding bifunctional phosphoribosylaminoimidazolecarboxamide formyltransferase/IMP cyclohydrolase, producing the protein MTDTRPITRALVSVYDKTGLAELATALHAAGVSIVSTGSTAKTIEAAGVPVTPVEELTGFPECLDGRVKTLHPRVHAGILADLRLPDHERQLRELEIEPFDLVVVNLYPFRETVASGATPDEVVEQIDIGGPSMVRAAAKNHPSVAVVVSPAAYGEVTDAVSAGGFTLDQRKRLAAQAFAHTAAYDVAVASWFSSSYAPADDEQFPAFLGATWERSAVLRYGENPHQPAALYTGDQPGLAGAEQLHGKEMSFNNYLDTDAARRAAFTHDKPAVAIIKHANPCGIAVGTDVAQAHARAHACDPVSAFGGVIAANRPVTVAMAQQVAEVFTEVIVAPDYEDGAVEVLQGKKNIRILRCPAPTHEIPVEFRPVSGGLLLQERDRVDAQGDDPTTWTLAAGEPADADTFADLVFAWRACKAVKSNAILLAKDGASVGVGMGQVNRVDSCRLAVERAGEERARGAVAASDAFFPFSDGPQILIDAGVRAIVQPGGSVRDAETVAAAAAAGVTMYVTGTRHFFH